From the genome of Pelosinus fermentans DSM 17108:
TAATAACCAACCACCTTAATGAGACAAGCCGCCGCCAAGGCCAGGACATAAGCCGTCAGGTTCCGGCGCTTCTCGCAGATAGCGCCGACCGTATACCCCATGAGACCAACAATGACCAGCGTAAAGGGAGCCCATAAAAACCAGCCGCCCACCACATCAAAAAGAGCCATGCCGATTCCACCCGCCAAAGCGCCAAAGCGGCGTCCGTAAAGAATGGCAATAATAAAGAGAGGCACATTCCCCAAATGAATTAATCCGCCATTGGCGGCAATGGGAAGACGAACATTTACAAATGCCGTACAAATAAAAACGAGGGCAATGCCCAATGCTGCATAAACCAGTTGTTTTGTGTGACTGAAGGATTGTTGTTCCATACCGGCTGTCCTACCTTTCTTAGCTTCTAACATATTGACTGTACAAGCCTTATTGTTTATAATACATCATTTTGGAGGATTGAAAATACCAATTAACATACATTAAAAAATGTCAGTTCAAGGCGACATGGATAATTGTATTATTTGATATCATACGCTTCCATTTTTGATAATATATCATAGGAATTATTTTGATGTCAACTCCTATAGTATAAATATTGCATAAATCTCCTTACAAATACAGCTGCCAAAATCATTAATACCTCCTTTCATTCTATTAGCCAACCACCATCTACATATATTACCTGACCGGTGATGTATGCAGATGCATCTGATGCCAATAATATAGCAGTTCCTGTTAAATCCTTCGGCAGTCCTATACGTTTTAGGGGTATATTTTCAATCATTGATTCCACCTTTTTTTTGTCACTAAATAGTTGTTTCGTCATATCCGTTTCATAATAGCCTGGTCCAATTGCATTGACATTAATTCCATATTCAGCCCATTCATTTGCTAATGCTTTTGTCATTTGTATAATACCAGCTTTGGCTGAGCAATAAGCTACCATGCCTTTAAATCCTAAAACACTGGTTAATGATGCAATATTTATAATCTTTCCTTTGATTTTTTCATCAATCATATACTTACCTACTACTTGATTCATAAAAAAAACATACTTTAATTGGATATCCATAACGTTATCCCAATCATTTTCTGTAAAATCTAAAGCTTTTTTCCTAATATTGATTCCGGCACTATTCACTAAAATATCTATGCTGCCTTTCAGTTTTACTACTTCATTCACAAATTGCTGTATTGCTTCTATCGACGTTATATCTACAGAAATACCAATAACATCTGCATTCACTTTACTCCTTATATCTGCAGCTGCCTGATCTAGTTCTATTTGATTTCTACTGCCTAATACCACTGTTGCCCCTGCTTGAGCCAGGCCGATTGCAATACCTTTTCCAAGTCCTTTACTTCCACCTATTACTACGGCGACTTTTTTCTGTAGTGAAAATAGTTCCATTTACATGTCTCCTTTTATTTCAGAGAAAATTAGTTTAATCACTTCCAGGGTCTTCATAATATCTTCCTCTGTGTGCTGCGATGAAAGATAAATTCTTCCTCTTTTAGATGTAAATCGAATTCCATATTCTTGCGCCTTTTTTACAAAAAGCTTATAACCATTACTATCAGCCTTTTCAATATAATCCCTGAAATCTTCTGCTGGTTCACTCATTCCAAATACAATCATACAGATTGATCTAACTGAATGGCAGAATAATGTAATATTATATATTTGTCCTAATTCGATTATTCCTTTTGTTAACAGATTCCCTAATAACTCAAATTGTTTATAAATCTCGCCCTTTTCCAGGGTCTCTATTGTCGCTAATGAGGCTGCTACCGCAATTGGATTTGCATTAAATGTACCAGATGCTTGTACTCCCGATTCCATAATTTCTTTTTTTCCCGCAATGGCAGCAAAAGGATATCCTGCAGCGATTGCCTTGGCAAATACAGCAAGATCCGGTGTAACATTATAATATTGTTGTGCCCCGCCAAGAGCTACTCGAAAACCAGTGATTACTTCATCAAAAATCAACACAATATTATATCGAATCGATAATGCTCTCATTCCCGCCAAATAACCAGGTTTTGGCAATATAGGCCCGGAATCACACATAATAGGTTCAGTTATAACGGCAGCAATTTCCGAAGAGTATTTCTGCATAACACATTCTAAAAGTTCTAAATCATTCCAAGGAAGAATGATGATATCATCAGCAGTCTCATGCCTTTGCCCTTTGGAATGAAAAAGTCTATTAGGATGCTCTCTTACTCCAAGTTCACTTACAAAATTTGCATCAATACTTACTTTCTCCTCATCCGACCAACCATGATATTGTCCTTCAAATTTAATTATTTTTTTCTTGCCGGTATATGCTCTTGCCAGTCGAAATGCATGCATATTGGCTTCTGTTCCTGAATTCTGATAAGATACTTTTTCTGCACAAGGAATAATTTCGGTGAGCTTTTTTGATAAATTACACAAGTCAACTGTCACAGCAGATAAATGCGAACCTTTATCAAGCTGTTTGATAACTGCTTGGTTTACTGCATCTGGACAAAATCCCAAAATCATTGGTCCAAATGCTCCGATATAATCAATATATTCATTACCATCTACATCATACACTTTTGATCCTTTGCCTTTTTCCAGACAAATAGGATACTCCTCATCAGCTGCTTTATGAAAGGAACTAGCAACACCATCCACCAAATACATTTTAGTTTCCTCAAATAATGCTTTTGACTTTTCAGTTTTCAGCTTTTCCATAACTTCATTCCTTTCTAATATTATTACAAAGCCGATCTTTCCTTCCCAAAAGACTAGAAAAAACGCGCAGCGCTGGTACAATGAAGCATTATAAGTGGTACAGCTGGACGATTTAGTCCCAGTGCGTAACAGGAGGAAACTTATAAAAGTTTCCTCCTGCGGTGTAGAACGAACATTATCTTCATATCCTATCGATTTTATAATGATCACTTCGTATTCGTTGTTTTTCCATCTTCAACCGATACAAAATAATCTTGATTCAAACCGAATTCCTGTAGAATTTTCATTAACGTTCCATCTTTCTTCATATCATTTAACGTTTTGTTAACTTCTGCATTGAACTCCTTATCTTCAAAGCGCAAAGCAGCTCCAATTTTGCCTGCAGCTTCTGCGTCATATGGACTTAAGATTCTTAAATCCAAACTTGAATCCTGCTTGAGTGTATATCCAGCCACGATACCATCTGTTACACATGCATCAATTTTCCCTGTATTAACAGCCATCATAAGTTCAGCCTGATTGCTGAATATTTTTATTTCTTTTGCTTTCCCTTCAGCAACCCATTTTTCTGCTACTTCAAGAAAAGCTGTTCCTTTCTGCCCACCGACTACTTTATCTTTTAAATCTTCCTTCGCTTTAATACTAGAATCCTTTTTAACAACAACTGCTTCTCCCTCTTTGTACCAAACATCGGTAAATAGAGCTTGCTCTAGTCGTGCCGGTTTAATATACATTGCATCGGTTACCATATCAATCGTACTTTTATTCAATTCAATTAAAAGGTTTTCAAATGGTATCTGCTTCATTTCCACCTTATTGATGCCTAGCCGTTTGGCAATTTCCTTTATAATCACGGCATCGACACCTGAAAACTCTTTAGTACTTGCATCAAGATATGCAAAGGGAGCATCATTTGATGAACCTACTGTTAAAACTCCCTTTTCTCTTAATTTATTTAACGTTGCACTGGCATTAGGATCTTTTTTTACCGCATCTGATTTATCTGCCGACGTTGAAGAACCACATCCCGTCAATACCATTGATACTAAAAAAACAATAACTGCTAACAGCGTAAATTTTTTGTACATTCTTCTCATAACTTATCATCCTCTCTTATTTATTAATATTATTCTTATAAAAACCATTCACTCTTCAGCATAAACTTTTTACTATTCTTCTTGGTAATAATCACCCTTTCTTAAATTTCTATTTATCTTTTAATCTGTATTCGATAAATTTAACAAAATAAGATAGCGGGATACTGATGATTAAATATGCTATCGCCAAAAAGGTATACGATTCAATCGTCAAAAAAGTTTGAGATGCAAAATTTTGCGTCCTGAGCAGCAATTCATTTACCGCAACATACGCTAGCAGAGATGTATCTTTAACCATCATAACGAGATAATTTCCAAGGGATGGTATAATACTGCGTAATGCCTGAGGCATAACAATACGAAATAATGCCTCATATTTTCCAAACCCCAGGACTAAAGCTGCTTCTGTCTGCCCCTTGTCAATGGAAAGTATCGCTGCTCTGACCACTTCAGACATATAACAGCCATAATTAATACCTAATCCCAATATACCTGCAGTCACCGATGCTATTTGAATATTTGTTTTAAAACCAAACATACTTGCGATCAAATTCAAGAGCAAGGGAACTACATAATAGATATATACGAGCTGTACCAGTAACGGTGTTCCTCGAATCAGTTCCAAATAAAGATATAAAATTCCTTTGACTATTTTAATAGTAGAGAGCCTACCTATCGCAATAATCATTCCCAAGACAGTTGCAAGCAGAAACCCCAAAACAGTGGCCTGAATAACAACACCAAATCCATGAAAGAGAGAAGGAATTAAAAGTTCCGCTGCTTTAGCAAAATGTAGTGTCATGTTTTCCCTCCTTATATGACTCTTGCCAGAAATTCTTTAGTTCTTTGATTTTCCGGATTACTGAAAATCTTTTCTGGTGTGCCTTCTTCTACAATATAGCCTTTATCCATGAAGATAACACGATCTGCTACTTCTCTTGCAAATCCCATCTCATGTGTTACTACAGCCATCGTCATTCCCTCGGTAGCCAATTGTTTCATAACTTCCAAAACATCTCCTACCAGTTCCGGATCAAGTGCTGAAGTCGGTTCGTCAAATAGCAGCATCTTGGGTTTCATGGCTAAAGCCCGGGCAATAGCCACACGCTGCTGCTGTCCACCAGAAAGTTTCGAAGGGTACTCGTTTGCTT
Proteins encoded in this window:
- a CDS encoding ECF transporter S component, with product MEQQSFSHTKQLVYAALGIALVFICTAFVNVRLPIAANGGLIHLGNVPLFIIAILYGRRFGALAGGIGMALFDVVGGWFLWAPFTLVIVGLMGYTVGAICEKRRNLTAYVLALAAACLIKVVGYYGAEGIIYGNWLVPMASIPGNLVQIGLASVVVLPIVAKLRKHVPVYSWAGSRK
- a CDS encoding glucose 1-dehydrogenase, whose product is MELFSLQKKVAVVIGGSKGLGKGIAIGLAQAGATVVLGSRNQIELDQAAADIRSKVNADVIGISVDITSIEAIQQFVNEVVKLKGSIDILVNSAGINIRKKALDFTENDWDNVMDIQLKYVFFMNQVVGKYMIDEKIKGKIINIASLTSVLGFKGMVAYCSAKAGIIQMTKALANEWAEYGINVNAIGPGYYETDMTKQLFSDKKKVESMIENIPLKRIGLPKDLTGTAILLASDASAYITGQVIYVDGGWLIE
- a CDS encoding aspartate aminotransferase family protein — translated: MEKLKTEKSKALFEETKMYLVDGVASSFHKAADEEYPICLEKGKGSKVYDVDGNEYIDYIGAFGPMILGFCPDAVNQAVIKQLDKGSHLSAVTVDLCNLSKKLTEIIPCAEKVSYQNSGTEANMHAFRLARAYTGKKKIIKFEGQYHGWSDEEKVSIDANFVSELGVREHPNRLFHSKGQRHETADDIIILPWNDLELLECVMQKYSSEIAAVITEPIMCDSGPILPKPGYLAGMRALSIRYNIVLIFDEVITGFRVALGGAQQYYNVTPDLAVFAKAIAAGYPFAAIAGKKEIMESGVQASGTFNANPIAVAASLATIETLEKGEIYKQFELLGNLLTKGIIELGQIYNITLFCHSVRSICMIVFGMSEPAEDFRDYIEKADSNGYKLFVKKAQEYGIRFTSKRGRIYLSSQHTEEDIMKTLEVIKLIFSEIKGDM
- a CDS encoding substrate-binding periplasmic protein, whose amino-acid sequence is MRRMYKKFTLLAVIVFLVSMVLTGCGSSTSADKSDAVKKDPNASATLNKLREKGVLTVGSSNDAPFAYLDASTKEFSGVDAVIIKEIAKRLGINKVEMKQIPFENLLIELNKSTIDMVTDAMYIKPARLEQALFTDVWYKEGEAVVVKKDSSIKAKEDLKDKVVGGQKGTAFLEVAEKWVAEGKAKEIKIFSNQAELMMAVNTGKIDACVTDGIVAGYTLKQDSSLDLRILSPYDAEAAGKIGAALRFEDKEFNAEVNKTLNDMKKDGTLMKILQEFGLNQDYFVSVEDGKTTNTK
- a CDS encoding amino acid ABC transporter permease, giving the protein MTLHFAKAAELLIPSLFHGFGVVIQATVLGFLLATVLGMIIAIGRLSTIKIVKGILYLYLELIRGTPLLVQLVYIYYVVPLLLNLIASMFGFKTNIQIASVTAGILGLGINYGCYMSEVVRAAILSIDKGQTEAALVLGFGKYEALFRIVMPQALRSIIPSLGNYLVMMVKDTSLLAYVAVNELLLRTQNFASQTFLTIESYTFLAIAYLIISIPLSYFVKFIEYRLKDK